A genomic window from Limibacillus sp. includes:
- a CDS encoding NADPH:quinone reductase: MKAVWYEKQGPAKEVLTFGDMETPSPKEGEVLVRLRASGVNPSDVKLRSGARPGGMPFPRIIPQSDGAGEIEAVGEGVDKARVGQKVWIWNGQWQRPFGTCAEYIALPAAQAVALPQGVGFEEAACFGIPALTAAHAVTCDEPTQGGLEGKRVLVAGGAGTVGRYAIQMAKLSGAEVFTTISGPQKAAYAEHAGADHCINYREEDVAAVVLDKTGGKGVDRIIEVEFGQNLEANLKAIAPGGVIAAYGSAQNLEPVFPFNQFLFKNLTLHTLIVYLLDERQRTAAIEKLHHWLALGELKHSIAASFPLKDAAAAHELVESAEKMGSVIVSP, encoded by the coding sequence ATGAAAGCCGTCTGGTACGAAAAGCAAGGACCCGCAAAGGAGGTTTTGACCTTCGGAGATATGGAGACGCCGAGCCCCAAGGAGGGCGAGGTGCTGGTGCGACTCAGGGCTTCGGGCGTCAATCCCTCGGACGTGAAGCTGCGTTCGGGCGCACGCCCCGGCGGCATGCCCTTTCCCCGCATCATCCCGCAGAGCGACGGCGCGGGCGAGATCGAAGCCGTGGGCGAAGGTGTGGACAAGGCGCGGGTCGGCCAGAAGGTATGGATCTGGAACGGTCAGTGGCAGCGGCCCTTCGGCACCTGCGCGGAATACATCGCGCTGCCCGCCGCCCAGGCCGTGGCGCTGCCCCAGGGCGTCGGCTTTGAGGAGGCCGCCTGTTTTGGGATTCCGGCACTGACGGCGGCCCATGCCGTTACCTGCGACGAGCCGACCCAGGGCGGACTGGAAGGCAAGCGGGTGCTGGTCGCCGGCGGCGCCGGGACCGTCGGGCGCTACGCCATCCAGATGGCCAAGCTATCGGGCGCGGAGGTCTTCACGACCATCTCAGGCCCGCAGAAGGCGGCCTACGCCGAGCATGCCGGGGCCGATCACTGCATCAATTACCGGGAAGAGGACGTGGCCGCGGTCGTCCTGGACAAGACCGGCGGCAAGGGCGTCGACCGCATCATCGAGGTGGAGTTCGGCCAGAACCTGGAGGCCAACCTGAAGGCCATCGCGCCGGGCGGCGTCATCGCCGCCTACGGGTCGGCCCAGAACCTGGAGCCGGTCTTTCCCTTCAACCAGTTCCTGTTCAAGAACCTGACGCTGCACACCCTGATCGTCTATCTGCTGGACGAACGCCAGCGGACGGCGGCCATCGAAAAGCTGCATCATTGGCTGGCGCTGGGCGAGTTGAAGCACTCCATCGCCGCCAGCTTTCCCTTGAAGGATGCCGCGGCCGCTCACGAACTGGTCGAGAGCGCGGAGAAGATGGGCAGCGTAATCGTGTCGCCCTAG
- a CDS encoding enoyl-CoA hydratase-related protein — MSRDDIEVERRGGVLEVTMKRAKANAIDLATSQALGEVWSEFRDDPELRVGILTSGLDRFFSAGWDLKEAAEGVRPDADYGVGGFGGLQELPGANKPVIAAVGGMAVGGGFEMALCCDLILASDQARFCLPEIKAGVLADAATVKLPRRLPYHIAMDLLFTGRWMEAEEAHRWGLVNEVLPPDQLLPRARELASLLADGPPLVFAAIKEVLRETEGLRFHEALELITSRRLETVDRLYSSEDQLEGARAFAENRDPVWKGK, encoded by the coding sequence ATGAGCCGTGACGACATCGAGGTTGAGCGCCGGGGCGGCGTTCTGGAAGTGACGATGAAGCGGGCCAAGGCCAACGCCATCGACCTGGCGACCAGTCAGGCCTTGGGCGAGGTCTGGTCCGAGTTCCGCGACGATCCGGAGCTGCGGGTCGGAATCCTGACCAGCGGACTCGACCGCTTCTTCTCCGCGGGCTGGGACCTGAAGGAGGCCGCCGAGGGTGTGCGGCCCGACGCGGACTACGGCGTCGGCGGCTTCGGCGGGCTGCAGGAATTGCCGGGCGCGAACAAGCCGGTCATCGCCGCGGTGGGCGGCATGGCTGTGGGCGGCGGCTTCGAGATGGCGCTCTGCTGCGACCTGATCCTGGCCTCCGACCAGGCGCGCTTCTGCCTGCCGGAGATCAAGGCCGGCGTGCTCGCTGACGCCGCGACGGTCAAGCTGCCGCGCAGGTTGCCCTATCACATAGCCATGGACCTGCTCTTCACCGGACGCTGGATGGAGGCGGAGGAGGCGCATCGCTGGGGCCTGGTGAACGAGGTTCTGCCGCCCGATCAGTTGCTGCCCCGCGCCCGCGAACTGGCGAGCCTGCTCGCGGATGGCCCGCCGCTGGTTTTCGCCGCGATCAAGGAGGTCTTGCGTGAGACCGAGGGTCTAAGGTTCCATGAGGCGCTTGAGCTGATCACCTCGCGCCGCCTGGAGACCGTCGACAGGCTCTATTCCAGCGAGGATCAGTTGGAGGGCGCGCGCGCCTTCGCGGAGAACCGCGATCCCGTCTGGAAAGGGAAGTAA
- a CDS encoding acetate--CoA ligase family protein: MEGSPPDLDRLLRPRSLAVIGGNEAAEVIRQSRRMGYGGQLYAVNPLRAEIEGLACYRSVEDLPEAPDAAFVAVNRHRTVEVVAALKARGAGGAVCYASGFMESGGAGEGLNRDLLAAAGDMPILGPNCYGLVNYMEGAALWPDQHGGKPVERGVAILSQSGNMGINFTMNRRGLPLAFVAALGNQAQIGLSAMTAALAADPRITAIGLHIEGIGNPERFARAVAAARKRGVPVVALKTGRSEAGSRLAFSHTASLAGGAAAMDAFLTRLGVPQLPTIPAFLECLKLLHLHGPLPGRALSALSCSGGEASLMADSLEGRRLTYPPLAEPQRERLGAELGELVALGNPLDYHTFIWDDVPRMTATFRAMMSGGFDLNLLVLDYPREDRCDSSAWRRTRLAFSTAAREETARAAVVASLPECLPEAEIEALAEEGVAGLLGISEALLAAEAAADIADAWRRPAPEIGAPVTLRPGSARALDEWEAKRLLGLHGLPLPEGGLAATPGEAVAIAEGLGYPVVVKATGPDLAHKSEQGAVRLGLANADQVAEAAEALAPLGRALLVERMVTDGLCEVIAGVQRDEVLGLCLLVGSGGVLVELLADSQLLMMPASREDMAQALDSLKLAPLLKGFRGKPPADREALLDALESLQRFALSEAESLLELDINPIILRPEGKGVVAVDALVRRIV; the protein is encoded by the coding sequence ATGGAGGGCTCCCCGCCCGATCTCGACCGGCTTCTAAGACCCCGTTCCCTTGCGGTCATCGGCGGCAACGAGGCGGCCGAGGTGATTCGCCAAAGCCGCCGCATGGGCTATGGCGGCCAGCTCTACGCCGTCAATCCGCTGCGCGCGGAGATCGAGGGCCTGGCCTGTTACCGTTCCGTGGAGGACCTGCCCGAGGCGCCGGACGCGGCTTTCGTCGCCGTCAACCGCCACCGCACGGTCGAGGTGGTCGCCGCCCTGAAGGCGCGCGGTGCCGGGGGCGCGGTCTGCTACGCTTCCGGCTTCATGGAGAGCGGCGGAGCGGGCGAGGGGCTCAACCGCGACCTGCTGGCGGCGGCGGGCGACATGCCGATCCTCGGGCCCAACTGCTATGGCCTGGTGAACTACATGGAGGGGGCGGCGCTCTGGCCCGACCAGCACGGCGGCAAGCCGGTGGAGCGCGGCGTCGCCATCCTCTCCCAGTCCGGCAACATGGGGATCAACTTCACCATGAACCGCCGGGGCCTGCCGCTCGCCTTCGTGGCCGCGCTCGGGAATCAGGCGCAGATCGGCCTTTCCGCCATGACCGCGGCACTGGCGGCGGACCCGCGCATCACGGCGATCGGCCTGCACATCGAAGGCATCGGCAACCCTGAGCGTTTTGCCAGGGCCGTGGCGGCGGCGCGCAAACGCGGCGTGCCGGTGGTGGCGCTCAAGACCGGGCGCAGCGAAGCGGGTTCCCGGCTCGCCTTCAGCCACACGGCCTCTTTGGCCGGCGGGGCGGCGGCCATGGACGCCTTCCTGACGCGCCTGGGCGTCCCTCAACTGCCGACGATCCCGGCCTTTCTGGAATGCTTGAAGCTGCTGCATCTGCACGGCCCGCTTCCGGGCCGGGCGCTTTCCGCGCTCAGTTGTTCGGGCGGTGAGGCCTCCCTCATGGCCGATAGCCTGGAGGGGCGGCGCCTGACCTACCCGCCGCTCGCAGAGCCGCAGCGCGAACGCCTGGGCGCGGAGCTGGGCGAACTGGTGGCGCTCGGCAACCCGCTGGACTACCACACCTTCATCTGGGACGACGTTCCGAGGATGACCGCCACCTTCCGGGCCATGATGTCCGGCGGCTTCGATCTGAACCTGCTGGTCCTGGACTATCCGAGAGAGGATCGCTGCGATTCTTCCGCCTGGCGGCGGACCCGGCTGGCCTTCAGCACCGCAGCGCGGGAGGAGACCGCACGCGCGGCGGTGGTGGCGAGCCTGCCGGAATGCCTGCCGGAGGCCGAGATCGAGGCGCTGGCGGAGGAGGGCGTGGCCGGTCTTCTCGGCATCTCCGAGGCGCTGCTGGCCGCCGAAGCCGCCGCTGACATCGCCGATGCTTGGCGGCGGCCCGCGCCGGAGATTGGCGCCCCTGTTACCCTGCGGCCCGGAAGCGCCCGCGCCCTGGACGAGTGGGAGGCCAAACGTCTTCTCGGCCTTCACGGCCTGCCGCTTCCCGAAGGCGGGTTGGCGGCGACGCCCGGTGAGGCCGTGGCCATCGCCGAAGGCCTGGGCTACCCCGTCGTGGTCAAGGCGACCGGTCCGGACCTTGCGCACAAGAGCGAACAGGGCGCGGTGCGCCTGGGCCTCGCCAACGCGGATCAGGTTGCCGAGGCCGCCGAGGCGCTGGCGCCGCTGGGCCGGGCGCTCCTGGTCGAGCGCATGGTCACCGACGGGCTCTGCGAGGTGATCGCGGGCGTTCAGCGGGACGAGGTGCTGGGGCTCTGCCTTCTGGTTGGTTCCGGGGGCGTCCTGGTCGAACTGCTGGCCGACAGCCAGCTTCTGATGATGCCCGCGAGCCGCGAGGACATGGCGCAGGCCCTGGATAGCTTGAAGCTGGCGCCGCTCTTGAAAGGCTTCCGGGGCAAGCCGCCCGCCGACCGGGAGGCGCTGCTGGACGCTCTAGAGAGCCTCCAGCGTTTCGCCCTGTCCGAGGCGGAGAGCTTGCTGGAACTGGACATCAATCCCATCATCCTGCGCCCGGAGGGAAAGGGCGTGGTGGCGGTGGACGCGCTGGTGAGGCGCATCGTCTGA
- a CDS encoding acyl-CoA dehydrogenase family protein codes for MDFGLSEEQQMVVDTVRGFCEKELYPREAEVERLGACPRELGEEIKRKVQEIGFYAPNIPEEHGGGGLDHLTFALLERELGRTSMALSVWWGRPSNILCACEGDQVERYLLPAVRGEKMDALAMTEPAAGSDVRGMKCFAKADGDDFVVNGTKHFISHADLADFVIVFLATGEEETARGPKKKITCFLVDRDTPGFEIRPGYNSVSHRGYHNSILNFDDCRLSKDQILGELHGGFEVMNTWLFATRITVAAMCVGRARRCFDLAVDWAAERKQFGQPIGKFQGVSFKLADMATEIDAADWLMLSAAWRLDQGLEADRQIAQAKLYASEMLARVTDETLQIYGGMGLMDELPIERFWRDARVERIWDGTSEIQRHIIGRDLLRPRGA; via the coding sequence ATGGATTTCGGGCTCAGCGAAGAACAGCAGATGGTGGTCGATACCGTCCGCGGCTTCTGCGAAAAGGAACTCTATCCCCGCGAGGCGGAGGTCGAGCGGCTGGGCGCCTGCCCGCGCGAGCTGGGCGAGGAGATCAAGCGCAAGGTCCAGGAGATCGGCTTTTACGCGCCCAACATCCCCGAGGAACACGGCGGCGGCGGGCTCGACCACCTGACCTTCGCGCTTCTGGAGCGCGAGCTGGGGCGCACCTCCATGGCGCTCTCGGTCTGGTGGGGCCGCCCCTCCAACATCCTTTGCGCCTGCGAGGGCGATCAAGTCGAGCGCTACCTGCTGCCCGCCGTGCGGGGCGAGAAGATGGACGCGCTGGCCATGACCGAACCGGCGGCCGGATCGGACGTTCGGGGCATGAAGTGTTTCGCCAAGGCCGATGGCGATGACTTCGTCGTCAACGGCACCAAGCACTTCATCAGTCATGCGGATTTGGCGGACTTCGTGATCGTCTTCCTGGCGACCGGCGAGGAAGAGACGGCGCGCGGTCCAAAGAAGAAGATCACCTGCTTCCTGGTGGACCGGGACACGCCGGGTTTCGAGATCAGGCCGGGCTACAACTCCGTCTCCCACAGGGGCTACCACAACTCGATCCTGAACTTCGACGACTGCCGTCTCTCCAAGGATCAGATCCTGGGGGAGCTGCACGGCGGCTTCGAGGTCATGAACACCTGGCTCTTCGCCACGCGCATCACGGTCGCGGCCATGTGCGTCGGGCGGGCCCGGCGCTGCTTCGATCTGGCGGTCGACTGGGCCGCCGAGCGCAAGCAGTTCGGCCAGCCGATCGGGAAGTTCCAGGGCGTGTCCTTCAAGCTCGCCGACATGGCGACGGAGATCGACGCGGCGGACTGGCTGATGCTCTCGGCCGCCTGGCGTCTCGATCAGGGCCTGGAGGCCGATCGGCAGATCGCCCAGGCGAAGCTCTACGCCAGCGAGATGCTGGCCCGCGTGACCGATGAGACGTTGCAGATCTACGGTGGCATGGGCCTCATGGACGAGCTGCCCATCGAGCGCTTCTGGCGCGACGCGCGGGTCGAGCGCATCTGGGACGGTACCAGCGAAATCCAACGCCACATCATCGGTCGCGACCTGCTGCGTCCGCGCGGCGCCTGA
- a CDS encoding 3-hydroxyacyl-CoA dehydrogenase NAD-binding domain-containing protein yields MTKPMKAALVGGGVIGGGWAARFLLSGHDVALFDPDPEAERKISEILTNARRALDRLFPEGRPEEGTLTLTKSLGAAAEGAGFVQESVPERLDMKQKVYAELEESLAADVPIASSTSGIKPSDLQAEMKTPERLLVGHPFNPVYLLPLVELVGGEKTAAAAIERAAALYASLGMKPLVVRKEIEAFIADRLMEALWREALWLVKDGVATTEEVDDAIRYGCGLRWAQMGTFQVFNIAGGEAGMRHFMAQFGPCLKWPWTKLMDVPEMTDELVETIATQSEAQAGGKSFRELEQIRDNNLVDIMKALEANDWGAGALVKAYRSAGKE; encoded by the coding sequence ATGACCAAGCCCATGAAGGCCGCCCTTGTCGGCGGCGGGGTCATCGGCGGCGGCTGGGCCGCGCGTTTCCTGCTGAGCGGCCATGACGTGGCGCTCTTCGACCCGGACCCCGAGGCCGAGCGGAAGATCTCGGAGATCCTGACCAACGCCCGCCGCGCGCTGGACCGCCTCTTTCCCGAAGGGCGTCCCGAAGAGGGCACGCTCACGCTTACCAAGTCGCTGGGCGCGGCGGCTGAAGGCGCGGGCTTCGTGCAGGAATCGGTGCCCGAGCGGCTGGACATGAAGCAGAAGGTCTACGCCGAACTTGAGGAGAGCCTGGCGGCGGACGTGCCCATCGCCTCCTCCACCTCCGGCATCAAGCCCAGCGACCTTCAGGCGGAGATGAAAACGCCCGAGCGTCTTCTGGTCGGTCATCCCTTCAACCCGGTTTATCTGCTGCCGCTGGTCGAGCTGGTGGGTGGGGAGAAGACGGCGGCGGCGGCCATTGAGCGCGCGGCCGCTCTCTACGCCTCCCTCGGCATGAAGCCGCTGGTGGTCAGGAAGGAGATCGAGGCCTTCATCGCCGACCGCCTGATGGAGGCGCTCTGGCGCGAGGCGCTCTGGCTGGTCAAGGACGGCGTCGCCACCACCGAGGAGGTGGATGACGCGATCCGCTACGGCTGCGGTCTGCGCTGGGCGCAGATGGGCACCTTCCAGGTCTTCAACATCGCGGGCGGCGAGGCCGGGATGCGCCACTTCATGGCCCAGTTCGGTCCCTGCCTGAAGTGGCCCTGGACGAAGCTGATGGACGTCCCGGAGATGACCGATGAGCTGGTCGAGACCATCGCCACGCAGAGCGAGGCGCAGGCCGGGGGCAAGTCCTTCCGGGAGCTGGAGCAGATCCGGGACAACAACCTCGTCGACATCATGAAGGCGCTGGAGGCCAACGACTGGGGCGCTGGCGCGCTGGTCAAGGCCTACCGGTCCGCCGGAAAGGAATAG
- a CDS encoding 3-keto-5-aminohexanoate cleavage protein, which produces MNQEVFITCAVTGAGDTTGKSDKVPVTPKEIAAAAIEAAQAGAAVAHIHVRDPETGKGSRDPKLFKEVVDRVRDSDTDVVVNLTSGMGGDLVFGKGEKPLPLDEAGTDIAGPLERLAHVEQCLPEICTLDCGSMNFAAGGDYVMCNTPAQLMTMAKRVQELGVRPELEVFDFGHMVMVEDMIKEGVLDDPVLIQLCMGIPYGAPDDPNTLMALVNRVPKGAVFSGFSIGRSQLPYVGLMAAAGGNVRVGLEDNIYLERGVLATNGQLVERARTILEAMNVKLLSPEEVRAKLKLKKQG; this is translated from the coding sequence ATGAACCAAGAGGTTTTCATCACCTGCGCCGTGACCGGCGCGGGCGACACCACCGGCAAGAGCGACAAGGTCCCGGTCACGCCCAAGGAGATCGCCGCCGCGGCGATCGAGGCGGCCCAGGCGGGCGCGGCTGTCGCCCATATCCATGTGCGCGATCCCGAGACCGGCAAGGGCAGCCGCGATCCCAAGCTGTTCAAGGAGGTGGTGGACCGGGTGCGCGACAGCGACACCGACGTGGTCGTGAACCTGACTTCCGGCATGGGCGGCGATCTGGTCTTCGGCAAGGGTGAGAAGCCCCTGCCGCTGGACGAGGCGGGAACCGACATCGCGGGCCCGCTGGAGCGTCTGGCCCATGTCGAGCAATGCCTGCCGGAGATCTGCACGCTGGACTGCGGCTCCATGAACTTCGCGGCGGGCGGCGACTACGTCATGTGCAACACCCCGGCCCAGCTCATGACCATGGCCAAACGGGTCCAGGAACTGGGCGTGCGGCCCGAACTGGAGGTCTTCGATTTCGGCCACATGGTCATGGTCGAGGACATGATCAAAGAGGGCGTGCTCGACGATCCCGTCCTGATCCAGCTCTGCATGGGCATCCCCTATGGCGCGCCGGACGATCCCAACACCCTGATGGCGCTGGTGAACCGCGTGCCCAAGGGCGCGGTCTTCTCCGGTTTTTCCATCGGGCGCAGCCAGCTTCCCTACGTCGGGCTGATGGCGGCGGCGGGCGGCAACGTGCGCGTCGGACTGGAGGACAACATCTACCTGGAGCGCGGCGTGTTGGCCACCAACGGTCAACTGGTGGAGCGTGCGCGGACCATCCTGGAGGCCATGAACGTCAAGCTGCTGAGCCCCGAAGAGGTGCGCGCCAAGCTGAAACTGAAGAAACAGGGCTAA
- a CDS encoding GlxA family transcriptional regulator codes for MMLRNRLTHFHQALPREGSVQAAILLAPGFSNLTLASIMEPLRAAGRLAGRRLYELLLVSEDGGPVTSSSGLEIAVGAGLSELKAPPFLFLVSSFQAEDFCRPEPLRQLRRLAAEGSLMAGLESGAYILARAGLLEGYRATFHWEDYESLRARFPAVELVEDRYVVDRDRATTGGAIPTLDFAISLLRRQQGFGLALEVASTLIYEQESSPRDAQRAISLGRLKWAEPKIAAAVDLMEGHLEEVLAIKEIAQRVGLSERALHRDFTRVLGSSPSRFYQWARLNAARRLLLQTDLPIPEVALACGFQDRSAFSRAFKSRFGEAPGVLRRL; via the coding sequence ATGATGTTGCGGAATCGGCTAACCCATTTCCATCAGGCGCTGCCGCGCGAGGGCAGCGTACAGGCGGCCATCCTGCTGGCGCCGGGCTTTTCGAACCTGACTCTGGCCTCGATCATGGAGCCCTTGCGCGCGGCGGGCCGGCTGGCGGGCCGCAGGCTCTACGAGCTTCTCCTGGTGTCTGAAGACGGCGGGCCGGTGACCAGCAGCAGCGGCCTGGAGATCGCCGTGGGCGCGGGCCTTTCGGAACTAAAGGCCCCACCGTTTCTCTTCCTGGTCTCCTCCTTCCAGGCCGAGGATTTCTGCAGGCCGGAGCCGCTGCGCCAACTTCGCCGTCTCGCCGCTGAGGGCAGCCTCATGGCCGGGCTGGAGTCCGGCGCCTACATCCTGGCGCGCGCTGGTCTGCTCGAAGGCTACCGCGCGACCTTTCATTGGGAGGACTACGAAAGTCTGAGGGCGCGCTTTCCGGCCGTGGAACTGGTCGAGGACCGCTATGTCGTGGACCGTGACCGGGCGACCACGGGCGGGGCCATCCCGACCCTCGACTTCGCCATCAGCCTGCTGCGCCGTCAGCAGGGATTCGGCTTGGCGCTGGAGGTCGCCTCGACCCTGATCTACGAGCAGGAGTCCTCCCCGCGCGACGCCCAGCGCGCAATCTCGCTCGGGCGGCTCAAGTGGGCGGAGCCGAAGATCGCCGCCGCCGTCGATCTGATGGAGGGCCACCTTGAGGAAGTCCTGGCGATCAAGGAGATCGCGCAGCGCGTGGGATTGAGCGAACGGGCCCTGCACCGGGACTTCACGCGGGTCCTAGGCTCCTCTCCCAGCCGCTTCTATCAGTGGGCGCGGCTGAACGCGGCGCGCCGCCTCTTGCTTCAGACCGATCTGCCGATTCCGGA